The DNA segment AGCGCCACATGAGTGGGATGCTGTTCAGACTCACCAGCATGCCGCCTGTTGGCAGCAGATACAgcaccaacagcagcgaggtgAGAATGTTGCCGGTGGCGTAGTCCTTGGACAGGTTCGACATGAGAAGGCAGAGAGCGTAGCTGTTCAGCGTGACCAAGGCGCCGACGCTGTCGAAGATGAGAAACTTCGCGACGGTGCCCTGCAACCCAACTAGGAGGTAGACAATCAAGTTGAAGACAAAGTTTGTCGCCACCACGATGGGCGCATCTTGAATAAACTTGCCTATATAGTACGCCGATGTGCTGTACATGCCGTTGCGGTGCTCGCGCGCGTAGATGGCGCGATCAGTCAGAAACATCTCGAGGCTGccgagggaggagaaggtaCTGATCATCATGATGAAAAAGAGGACGCCCATGCGACTGCGGATGCTGTCCTGCGAGTTTCCGACTTGGTAGTAGATCGTGCCCGTGAGAAAGGCGAATACAATAGCAGACGTGACGGAGACGTACGTCGCGACAGGGTCACGGCAACGATTGCGCAGACACCGCATGGCGATGCACCGCACTTGTGTGGTCCACCTGCGGTGATAGGCGCGCACTGGGGATCCGGTCGCGgtcagcgccgctgttgccgctcTGGAGGAGCGTTGCAGCTCGTCGATTTGCCGCATAACGTCGGCTAGGCGTAGAGAAgaaaaggcggcggcgatgtcACGGCCTTGCGTTGGCGCTGCCGACGGCAACCGTTCCCACCTTTCCTTTGAGTCGACTGACGGCGAGGGTAGGCTGAGCTGATTTCCGTACGTGGCTgcctccactgccgccgattgctgcgcctcttctgACAgccacgcctcctcctcgactGGCAAAACGGAAACGGCGTCGATGAGGTAGTCGGCTGGGTTGCTCGAACAGCCGGAGGAGAGGCCGATCTCGGCAAGAAACCGGACCGCGTCAGCGGCAGGTCCGAAGTACGCTTCCTCCCCGACTCCGTTCAGCAGCAGAACGCGGTCAAAGACCTCGTAGATGCGCGAGCGCGGCTGATGGATGGAGAAAACAACAGCCACCCCTGAACGGGAGAGCGAGCGCAGAAGCGTGAGGAGATGCAGCGCCGTGAAGGTGTCGAGGCCGGTTGTCGGCTCATCCAGGAAGAGCAGGGACGGCAACGTCACCATCtctgcggcgacagcgcaccGCTTTCGCTCTCCACCGCTGATGCCGCGCATTAGTGCGCTACCGATGCAGCTGTGGCGCACGTGATAAATACCAAGCTGCCGAAGCACCTGAGACACCCGActctccagcgcctcttCCGAAATAGTCGGCGAGGTGCGGAGGGTGGCAGAAAAGCGGaccacctcctcgacggTCACATAGCTATGCATAATgtcctcctgctgcacgtAGCCGCTGCAAAGCCGGAAGGCGGCCGGCTCAACGGGCTCTCCGTTCAGCATAATTCTACCTGTGATGTTGCCCTTGCTTTTCATCTTGCGCTGCGCTAAGATATCGAGCAACGTCGTCTTGCCCGCCCCAGAAGGTCCTAGAACGGCGAGCATCTCGCCACTTTTAACGTAGCCGGAGACATGTCGCACGAGGGTGCGGCTTTCCCCTTCGTCAGCCCCGCTGACGGTATAGCTGACGTCTTCCCAGGTGAGCACGGCCGTGCGGTGCGAGgaggctggcggcggcggggacgATTCCGGTGACTCTGGCGGGGAGTGCGACAGATGATGAAGCAGCCCAGCGTCTGCGCGATCGGTAGGTGGTGCTGGAGACGACATCGGCACGGCGATGGCTGGGGCGAGGGCCGAGGAGAGGTAATGACGTTTGCGCAAAATGAGGAAACCGTTGCTGTGGAGGGGGTGTGCAGGCAAGCGGGCGGATGCGGTGCACCAGGGCCAAAGGTAAAGCAAGAACGTGCTGAAGAAAgtaacagcaacaacaaaaagaaacaaTAGGTGAGGTGACTGCTACAGCACACCTTTCACCCACTATAGACGCTatacgcgtgtgcgcgcgctgccctCGTGCCAAGAGTGAggcgaggggagagggggtagGGTGGGGAAGAGAGCGGCGTCAAAAGACCGCCTCGTCtgttgttttgtttgtgGCCGTAGCAACACCGATATATTTCATCCATGAACGGTGAGCCTCCGTTACCGCATAAGGCGACGCTTCTATCGATAGCGGCGGGCgagtgtgcgcgtgggtgCATTGGCGCCGCCATGGGAGAGTATGACGACACGACATGCACCGAGAGACGCGCCAACCGGACAGGACAGGACGTGGAACAcaaaagcgaaaaaaaagtcgCACGAAAGTTGAGAggaaggagcagcagcagcagcagcactgatGGCGGAAACAGAAGCCTTGCCCACATGAAGCGGCAAGCAGCTTCTCATTGCGGCCTTTCGGCTCAGAGACACCGCTCTGATCCCGTGACGGCGCTTCGTTTGCGAAGTCTCCATGtctccggcagcggtggtaaGGGCACGTATGTCGAGGGCGACTCGCGAAACTAACTCGTACTtcgtcttctcccctctcactctctccaTCGGGTACCATATTGCTTGCTTGCTGTCTCTTGCGAggagcgcagcaggagcgggaAGGTGCGATTGAACAGCACAAGAAGAGAAAAGCCGAAAACAAAGAGCGTGCATGAATAGATGCCACGCTGCTTGTGCGGAACGGGGCGGGTcgggccggcggcggcgatggcaggggggagggagagaggaagggtggAGAATAGGGAGAGAAAGGACGAAGAAGATGGCTGCTTGTATGGCGAAGAAAAGAAGTCTGttaggaggaggagagcagagagacgcagcagaagccggcaagcacacaccacacacacacacacacacacagacacacaaagaaCGCGACAACAACAGAAGCGGCTGTAGCCGGTGTCCGGCAAGCTGCGCTCGCGGTGATGACGCGTGGTGGTCGGCATGTATGACACAGCCATGCAACCGCCGCATTCCTACAGGGAACGCCACCCGCCAGGTCGGCGAAGGAGTAGTCCTTCCTCCTGCATCTGGCTGATCACGACATCAAGCGGATCACcaaaggcgctgctgccaccgagTAGCCCGAAGAGGTGCTCTACTTCCGACGGAGGAACGGCGCCCTCCACCGGGGCTGAGAGACGCTGACGCTGGCGAAGCGCGTCGACAAACATCAGTCGGCATCGCTTCTTCGAGGGCGTCTTCTGCGGATGCCAAAGGCCCCGTCCTTCGCGTGATGACATCGCACACATCCCACCTTTCCACTCCCTTCCCAGAGCCGCAGCATCACCGCTGAATCGACTGGGAGGCGGATAgcctgcgggtgcgggtgcagctgtgctgccgccgcaggcgtCGAAAAACGAGGACTGCCACGAAGTCATGCGAAGCACCTCAGCTGGGTCGCGGGATGCCATGGCCCCTGAACCACAGCTGCGACGCTGTATCAGATCAGCAAAGGCGACAAGGTGGCCATGATAGAGCGCCCAGACTTCGtcgcgcatctgcgccgtccagccgGCGTCACGGAGGAGCTCCGCGCGCTCCAGCAGTACCCGGGCCCGGGAGAGAGCGCACAAGATGCGCAGGTGTTCATCGATGGCCagaggcgccgcacgcagGGAGTCGCTGGCCGCCGAGGGATGACCGATGCGATGCTGTCCGCGGCacgcagagggaggcgggagagCGTGGCAGACCGACGGTTGTGCTTCTTCCAGCAGCCCTGCGCAATCCACCAGCTTGCCAATGAACGCGTCGTAGCACGCGGCGTGGCTCACCACGCTGGTCAGCAGTGCAGgctccgcagcgcgtcgGACAAAATAGCGCACGTCGTCATGAGTCAGTCGCTCTGATAGGGCACTGGGATCGATTCTGCGAGAAGTGCTCTGCGAGACGGATGGGCCGCTCTGAGAGTGGTGTGGCGACGATGCTGACAGCTGTGTTGCCCGCGACATGCTGCGTGACGTCGCCCTGCTGTGCGACGATCTCGCCCTcgacgcggcgacgacgtcttGGCTGATGATCGCAGTGTCATCGAGCGAGTTCGTTGGCGCTACGGCGGCGATTAGCGAGAAGTAAGGCGCTAGTtgcacggctgctgcactctcttcaccggcagcagcgatgatgGTTGACGGGAGCTGATGAACATCGGgacctccagcagcggcgccttcttctccgcccgctgcgccgcagccgtgcccgcgctccatcgcctccagTAGCGGCGCCatagcagcggcgccggctgcggtAGAAGGGAGTTGGTCCAGCACCAGCGTGGAGGCGGTCATGCCGGAGCCTGCCATGAGGACGGCACTGCGTCGCATAGGAAGGGCAGCGGAGAACGAGGAGccaccggcagcaccgccgctaccgccagTTCGCACTACGGTGGCCTCAAGCACCTCTGCCTCCAACCCGAtaagctgcgccacctcccgcagcagcgcacttTTGCCCGTCTTCGCTGGCCCTACGAGCAGCACGTGCAGTGGGTGCCGATGCGACCCAGCCGCCTCCGGATGGCTTGCATGATACACGATGTACAGCACTACTAATAGGAGGAGTTCCTTGATGTGCGCCTgcccctgcagctgcggggCAACGCGACGGGCCACGTCGTGGAGATTGGCTGCCGCGTAGAAGGCAGTGCCGTCTCCCCACTTTAGGGCCAGGCGGCTAACATGCTCGTCCTGGCAAAAGATGTGAAGTGCTCCCTTCGTGGTTTCGGCGCATGGCAGCGTGGCCGACGGAGCAGCCcgtgccggtgcagcagcagcgtgcacCACGAGAAGCTGCTGTTGCTTCTCCGTTGCGGATGTGTAAAGGAGAGCATCGATTGCCACTCCCAGCCATAGGTGGCggtgcacctcctcgccgtacgcgacagctgctgcgcggctgcgatcgcggcgctgcagcaccaagTAGAGGGCACGAGTCCACGTCGGCACCAGTGGGAGCGCATGGCCGCACTCGCCGCACTGAGTTCCTCCGtacaggagcggcagcacacacaatCGCTGTCGCCTGCTAGGACCATCATGcgcatctgccgctgctccttctcGAACCACGCAATGCGGACATGGCTGCGTCTCCCAGCCGGTCTGCAGGAGGTTCTTCGTCGTGGGCTCCACCCGcacacccaccaccacacaccgCTCCCAGAACAGGCGAGATGGATGGTTTGCGGAGTTCCCTGCGGTCACGGCAGCGACCGCGAcaccgtcgtcgttgtcgatCTCGGTGGTCGGCACGACAAAGTGCGGCGAAAGCTGCGTCAGACCGCTCTGGTGAGCGAGGCAGCGAAGGAGGTACACGAGGTACGGCTCCCCTGCCATGGCCCACACCTGTGCGCTCCACTCATCTTGCAGCGTtgacggcggcgactgcGCGCTACGCAAAAGGGCGAGCAGCTCGCCCAGGTGTACGGCGTGTTCTGGTAGTCGATCTGGGTTTAGAGTTGCGCTGGCGTAGTCGAGCCACCGGATGCTAGCTGCAACGCACTCCGATGCTGCACAGGTTGGGGTGCACATGCTGCTTGCTGTCTCGATCGTATCTTCGGCGTGTTTCGACCTGCGCCCGTACCTGAACGCGAGCTTGTGTCTATAGATGCGCGACAAGGCAGTTGAACGCCAGGGCAAAATGGGGTAGAGGAAGTAGTGGAAGGGGTACATGGGGGAGgcaaagggggggggcagtgCGTATGCAGGCTTGGCTGAGCCCCACCCAggacgagagggagagtTCCGAATGCGTAACAGGCACCCACCGCAGGAGAAGCCAGATTTTCCTTGtcttcttcgttttcttAGGCGAAGTTAAGCCGACTATCTCGTGCAGAGGCACATGCGCAGCAGTCGGACGAAGAATGCGAGTCACCAGAGCCAATGCACAGACTCAAACCCACCCACACTGCTCTCGACTCCGACGATGCGAGACACTTTAGAGGGCAAATGGAGGACAAGCCTAGTCGACGGGGGCGAGCATGGCAACTtcggggagggagggaggagccTCCCCCCTGCTTCGCCTCTTCACTCtcagtgtgtgtgtaggtTCAGGGTGCCTTTTGCGTGTTcgtccgcgtcgctgccaATTTTCCACTGAGCAGCGTGCTTGCGGAGAGCCTGCTTCAGTGAGTGCTTGTATGCCTCTACATACAACTCTCCCGCCAATTCGCTGAGCGCTTGCCGGTACGCCTCGCTCTGAATGTGGATGGCATGCTGCACGCTCTCGCGCGAGGCCATGGCGAGGTCTTGATCCTCAAATGGCGCGCTATCCATTCGCACTTTTGGTGACGATAGGGGCAACGTTGCTTAGCAGAGCTGGCAAGGCGTTTTTCTCGCTCCTTTTGCGCCAAGGAAAAACCTTGCCCAGTAGAGGGGGCAGTGAAGCACGTGGCAGGGCAGGCTTAGAGCGGTGGGGGATGGAGAAGAGTATGGTGACATGGGAGCCACCTAATGTCACATAAAATGCGTTacgcgcagagaggagggggaggccggCTGTGCGCCATGCGGAGCGCCGACTCCGTGGCCTTCGCGGCACGCTGAACCTATCATATTCGCGTCCCTCTCTAGCGAACGAACGTGACGGAGAGCGCGACGctccacgcacacgtacgctACAGTGGGTCATTACACCTCTCCACCTGCAAAAGAGTGTGTGTGGACAAAGCAAGTGAATATATTCTGTGGTTCAGTTTGTggcaaaggaaaagggagCCCAAAACACCAACTTGCAGGCGCGCAGAGGCGGGACGGGAGGTGACTGCCACACCAAGCGTCTACACGGGGCGCAGTGACTAGGCGGCGCATGCTTGATTGCCTCTTCCCCCTTACTTCCAACAACTTGAACGTAGATGCACCGACAGAGAACAGCAGTGAAAGCACGATACGCGTAGAATTGTCCCTCCCCGACACACCTGCATATGAGAGTACATACCTCCGCTGGGGATgcggagcgcgcgcgcacacacacaacactCTCCTTTGCCTTACGGGTGCCATGTTTTgggtgcccccccccccccccagcctTGCCAGTGGCCTCGCTTTTACCCTGAAAAACACGTTCATCTTCTCCATGGGCGTCATGCTTTACGACTGCGAGCTGCGAGAATTATTAAAGCGTGCAGTACGCGCGTTGGCCCGTGAGCCGGAGGAGTTGAAGAAGGTCTTTGGCCCGGCAGACACGTTAGGCTTGCGCATGCGAGCAGCTTCCCTGCGAATGTTCACCCGCACGGAGTTGTGCGTTGGCAGATTACCGTCGTAGTTCATCCAGTCTAGCACATGCTGCGTGCGGTTGCGCAACTGCGGTACTACCTCCTCCGGCTCGTAGTCCCACTTGACGAGGTGGCTCATGCGCTCCTCAGGCGTGTCGCCGTACCACTGGTAGTTCACGCGCACGTACTGGTTCTGCAGAGGACGCTCACTGAGCAATCTCATCACCTCCTTAGGGTTCTTCACTGCGTTGCCTATTTCGTTGCAGGCGCTCACGATGCCGTTCAGAACCTCCTCGGCACCCTCCTTCACGGTCTGACCAGCCTGCGGCTTTACAGGAAtgagtttgtgtgtgccgtcGAGGCAGTGGACGACAACCCATGGTGTTTCGCTGTACTCGAGTagcatctccgcctccacgtACACATGCGAGTTGTGGAAGGTGATGGGGATCAGATATGCCTGCGACACACGTTTCGCCACTCGTGCCGCCAGCTCTCCCAGCGGTGTGCTCTGCCGCTGACTATAATAGACATAAATGGACttggtgtacgggtgtaccTTGATGACATTctcaagcagcagcgcgtatGGCCAGATGACCTCGGCGGCTTCGTTGCCAAACTGCGCCTTGGGCTTTGGCAGCCCCTTGAACGGCTCAAGCTCGTCCCATGCCTCGCGCATCTGTAAGTCCCACTTCTTTATGAATTGATACTGTGCCGCCTCCTTGGGTGCGGTCTGGCGCTTGCCAGGACCGCGGTGCATACCGGTGGGCTTGCGGTCGGTTGAGGTGGGCACATCCTGCACCTGCTCCAGCCCAAGCAAGAGTCGCGTCGGGCCGGCACCAAAGCTGCGCGCGGAAGTCCAGAGAGCGGCTGTGGGCCGCGCGAATGCCGCGCTGTGAGCACTAGACAACATCGTTATGCACACTGGCTCGAAGAGCGGGAGCCGGCACACAGGCGCGCTCAAAGCACAGCGGCGagggcctcctcctcgcacaAAGTGCGTGCTGGGCGGAGCACGTCGCGAGCCAGCGGCGACACGAGAAAAGCAAAGGGAGAGCGACCGTCGCAGTCGCCGACTTGACAGAGCTGCGCACAGGAGGAAAGGAAGTGGGGTGGAGAAGAAGGAGTGCAGGCAGGCCACGTAGAGAGTATGACAAATTCAGAGAGTTTGGCGGCATGCAAACAGTGTCCCGCAAAGAGGGTGGGACAGGCGTGGATGGCGTATTAGCGACAGCGTGACCTCCTCCCCCAGccccgcagctgcgctgagATGCGGCACATGCcccatccctctctccattCATGGTTCCACGCGGTGCGGTCGAATTGTGTGGCCATTCCTATTTTCCCTTGAACTCGCATCCCGTTAGAGATTCCATGCTTCTGTCTTTGCGTAGAGCCAAGAGGGAGCACGCGCCCGGCCGATTCACCAGAAACGCGCGCCCATCGAGTTATGTACGTTGCGAAGATAGAATTTGCGTTCGAAGACGCCTTATCCACCCATGTCACGGAGGTCGCGAGATGGTTGAGTGCGCATTTTGCCCAGCTTCCCGACGTGATCACTGCTGAGACGCGCGGCTGCATCGCCATGGGCTTGTTTGCTCTCCCACCGTGCCGCCCTCTGGAGCAACGGAATTCGCTGCAAGACGGTGCAGTTTACCCTTACTTCGGCTCGGCCATCCTTGCCAGCAGGCGGGAGAAGCGCACCCAGAGACAAGCGCCAACCGAACAAGACAAATCAGAACAAAAGGAGATCAGCAGACCATGTGGAttcggcgaggagggggagtaAAGGGAGCAGAGGCACGCACCACACGAATgcgagcacacacgctcaaCGCCCCCCCCTTCATGTTTCCACACCCGAATCACTGCGATACAGCGGCACGGAGAGCAGCCaaccgctgctggcgcgtcTGGTTCAACACGCGTGGGCAGCCATCCCTGTCCTTT comes from the Leishmania infantum JPCM5 genome chromosome 36 genome and includes:
- the putative ABCG6 gene encoding ATP-binding cassette protein subfamily G, member 6 produces the protein MSSPAPPTDRADAGLLHHLSHSPPESPESSPPPPASSHRTAVLTWEDVSYTVSGADEGESRTLVRHVSGYVKSGEMLAVLGPSGAGKTTLLDILAQRKMKSKGNITGRIMLNGEPVEPAAFRLCSGYVQQEDIMHSYVTVEEVVRFSATLRTSPTISEEALESRVSQVLRQLGIYHVRHSCIGSALMRGISGGERKRCAVAAEMVTLPSLLFLDEPTTGLDTFTALHLLTLLRSLSRSGVAVVFSIHQPRSRIYEVFDRVLLLNGVGEEAYFGPAADAVRFLAEIGLSSGCSSNPADYLIDAVSVLPVEEEAWLSEEAQQSAAVEAATYGNQLSLPSPSVDSKERWERLPSAAPTQGRDIAAAFSSLRLADVMRQIDELQRSSRAATAALTATGSPVRAYHRRWTTQVRCIAMRCLRNRCRDPVATYVSVTSAIVFAFLTGTIYYQVGNSQDSIRSRMGVLFFIMMISTFSSLGSLEMFLTDRAIYAREHRNGMYSTSAYYIGKFIQDAPIVVATNFVFNLIVYLLVGLQGTVAKFLIFDSVGALVTLNSYALCLLMSNLSKDYATGNILTSLLLVLYLLPTGGMLVSLNSIPLMWRWIKHVSFARFAFSVMVANEFDGLTFVCDSVPSDIAPCITSGTAYAASQGMYAKDIRSHMLVVAFSMVVYLVLGYLVLRGWRSTEGK